The Bos indicus x Bos taurus breed Angus x Brahman F1 hybrid chromosome 11, Bos_hybrid_MaternalHap_v2.0, whole genome shotgun sequence genome includes a region encoding these proteins:
- the TOR4A gene encoding torsin-4A, whose translation MDRGQSSPEPSAPVAPSPSVIAPVRAVVRLRHQVHLLRKRRPPSPAVAPDPGAAALRVPREQPQFFTFDGPAERASRPARKRRRRSRLVLYPETSRKFGPRAERQSRAQRCLLLLVAIVGFQVLNAIENLDDNALRYDLDGLEKTLQRAVFGQPAAVGRLVALLRDYLATHVHSRPLLLALHGPSGVGKSHVGRLLARHFRAVLEDGALVLQYHTRHHCPAPRAATGCREELARRVADVLARAEAEEKTPLLVLDDAELLPPALLDELHGLLQPQRPPRFHNAVYVLLSGAGGAEVTRFVLQNASRAGRADGAEELRAAEEELRASLHALLVRQHPLWEAAAIVPFLLLDKRDVVNCFRDEMAGEGFFPEQARAELLAAQLSYYRVAGREFAVNGCKQVVAAVNLL comes from the coding sequence ATGGACCGCGGCCAGTCCAGCCCCGAGCCCTCGGCCCCGGTCGCCCCCAGCCCGAGCGTGATCGCCCCCGTGCGCGCCGTCGTCCGCCTGCGCCACCAAGTGCACCTCCTGCGCAAGCGGCGGCCGCCCTCGCCGGCCGTGGCGCCAGACCCCGGGGCTGCGGCGCTGCGCGTCCCCCGGGAGCAGCCGCAGTTCTTCACCTTCGACGGGCCGGCGGAGCGGGCCTCGAGACCCGCGCGGAAGCGGCGCCGGCGCAGCCGCCTGGTGCTCTACCCCGAGACCTCGCGCAAGTTCGGGCCGCGAGCCGAGCGCCAGAGCCGCGCCCAGCGCTGCCTGCTGTTGCTTGTGGCCATCGTGGGCTTCCAGGTGCTCAACGCCATTGAGAACCTGGACGACAACGCGCTGCGCTATGACCTCGACGGGCTGGAGAAGACGCTGCAGCGCGCTGTGTTCGGGCAGCCGGCGGCCGTGGGCCGCCTCGTGGCTCTGCTGCGGGACTACCTGGCCACGCACGTGCACAGCCGCCCGCTGCTCCTGGCGCTGCACGGGCCTAGCGGCGTGGGCAAGAGCCACGTGGGCCGCCTGCTGGCGCGCCACTTCCGCGCAGTGCTGGAGGACGGCGCGCTTGTGCTGCAGTACCACACGCGCCACCACTGCCCCGCGCCGCGCGCCGCCACCGGCTGCCGCGAGGAGCTGGCGCGGCGTGTGGCCGATGTGCTGGCGCGGGCCGAGGCGGAGGAGAAGACCCCGCTCCTGGTGCTGGACGACGCGGAGCTGCTGCCGCCGGCGCTGCTGGACGAGCTGCATGGCCTCCTGCAGCCTCAGCGGCCGCCGCGCTTCCACAACGCCGTCTACGTGCTGCTCAGCGGCGCGGGCGGCGCTGAGGTCACGCGCTTCGTGCTGCAGAACGCGTCCCGCGCGGGGCGCGCCGACGGGGCCGAGGAGCTGCGCGCGGCCGAGGAGGAGCTGCGCGCCAGCCTGCACGCACTGCTGGTCCGCCAGCACCCGCTGTGGGAGGCCGCGGCCATCGTGCCCTTTCTGCTGCTGGACAAGCGGGACGTGGTCAACTGCTTCCGGGACGAGATGGCCGGGGAGGGCTTCTTCCCCGAGCAGGCCCGCGCCGAGCTGCTGGCCGCGCAGCTCAGCTACTACCGCGTGGCCGGCCGCGAGTTCGCCGTCAACGGCTGTAAGCAGGTGGTGGCCGCGGTCAACCTCTTGTAG